GAGAAGAGATAGGGGCAGGCGGTAAAGATGATATGGAAGTTGATATAGCAGTAGACCCACTTGATGGCACTAGTCTAGTAGCAAAAGGATTACCTAATGCAATAGCTGTTATAGCTATGGCACCTAGAGGATGCTTACTTCATGCTCCAGATACATACATGAAAAAAATAGCAGTTGGACCTAGGGCCAAAGGTAAAATTGACATAGAGGCTCCAATAGAGGATAATTTAAAAGCAGTAGCTGAGGCTTTAAACAAAGATATATCAGATTTAACTGTTATAGTACAAGATAGACCAAGACATTATGAAATCATAAAAAGAATAAGGAAAGCAGGAGCGAGAATAAAGCTGTTTGGAGAAGGCGACGTTGCAGCTGCAATTGCAACTGGATTTGAAGATACAGGAGTTGACATGCTTGTAGGTATAGGAGGAGCTCCAGAAGGAGTAATAGCTGCAGCAGCGTTAAAATGTATGGGAGGAGAATTCCAAGCTAAATTACATCCTATGTCAGATGAAGAAGTTGAAAGATGTAGAGAATTAGGCTGGGAAGACAAAGATATTGAGAAAGTGCTTTCAATGGAAGATTTAGCGAAAGGTGATGAAGTATTCTTTGCTGCTACTGGTATAAGTGATGGAGACTTACTTAAAGGAGTAGTATATTGTGGTAATAACTCTGCTAAGACACATTCAGTAGTTATGAGAGCAAAAACTGGAACTATAAGATTTATAGAAGCAACACATAAACTAGATAAAAATAATATATTAATTAATTTAATGAAAAAGCACGGATAAGTTTCAGAAATGTAAAATTGAAAATGTAAAATGGAAAATAGGCTCTAGAGGTCAAACTCTAGGGTCTTTTATTTTTGTCTAAGAAAGTATATTTACATTATAGGTTGTAATTAAGTTGAATATAAGCTTTAAAGGAAGAGAGAATATTTGTAAAATTATTATCGAAAAGCGAAAGGCGAACAGCGAA
This genomic window from Caldisalinibacter kiritimatiensis contains:
- the glpX gene encoding class II fructose-bisphosphatase, whose translation is MDRNLALSLVRVTETAALASAKYMGRGEKDAADQAAVDGMRQAFDLVEIRGKVVIGEGELDEAPMLYIGEEIGAGGKDDMEVDIAVDPLDGTSLVAKGLPNAIAVIAMAPRGCLLHAPDTYMKKIAVGPRAKGKIDIEAPIEDNLKAVAEALNKDISDLTVIVQDRPRHYEIIKRIRKAGARIKLFGEGDVAAAIATGFEDTGVDMLVGIGGAPEGVIAAAALKCMGGEFQAKLHPMSDEEVERCRELGWEDKDIEKVLSMEDLAKGDEVFFAATGISDGDLLKGVVYCGNNSAKTHSVVMRAKTGTIRFIEATHKLDKNNILINLMKKHG